The Leptospira stimsonii genome includes the window TTGGAACATCCGGTTCATCCGAGAAATCTTCGATTGATCTTGGATAGAACGATTCAATCCGAATTTTACAAACTCGCGGCAAACGAAATCGGGAACAGTTGCCTCACCAATATCGGATTTTTTGAAGGAGTTTTCGAACTCGCTCAGAAAGAGTATAAGGATGCGGCCAAAGCAAACGAAGCCCTCCAAGCGATCTTAGAATTCGAATCCAAAGTCAAGAAAAACAACGAAGAGATCAATAAGGCTCTTGAAAGGGTCAACGAACTCAAAAACAAGGAACTTCTGGCTCTACACGAACGACTGAAAGTATCGGAAATCCTGGATTCGATGAAGACGCAGGAATTGAAAGACGCCCTGGATTTCAAAAAAGCGACGGAACAAGCATTAGATTATTCTCATATAGAAGAGATTCAATTGGATAAGATTCTCGAAGCACAGGATCGACTTTTCGCCTACACCGAAAAAGAAATCAAAGATCTTATCGAAGAAAATCGAAGTTTGAAAAAGAGACTCGGAATCCAGTAAAAATCGTTCCCAATCGAAGGGATTTTGATTCTTACGTTTTGTAAGGATCAGATTTCTACGATACTCTCATCTAAAACGGAAAGGGCTTATCCGAAAACCCGAAATGCGGAAACTCCTCCGTATTCGATCAACGCAACCAAATCCCATCATCCCTCGAAAGGCACACTTGAGGGAAATGGAAGTGCTTCCGTAGGAACGATCACAACGTTTCGGATCGGTTCTGGGACGAGTTCTAAGAATCCGACTTGAGATCTTCTTTGATGATGACCGTTCTCATTCCGGAGTTCCGACTCTCAATCTTTCTCTACAAAACATCGATTGTCGAAACAAGAGAACGACTCACTGGATTTCTGAGTTCCGACTTTTGCCTTACCGAAAGTTTTTGTTCGCTTTAGTCCCGAAAGAGTTCCCGCGAAAATTCTTTGAAGTCAGGAGAATCCTTTCCGAATTTATATTCTGCATACAAAAGTCCGTGTTTTTTTCGAAGAATATCGTATTTTTCGCGAGCGGAATCATCCCGATTTTTCTTTGCGACACGATAGGCTCTCTCATAACAATTCGCCAAAAAACCCTGCGCTTCGGAATCCTCGTAGTACTTCGCACCGATTCCGATATATCGTTCGAGGAGGTCCATCGCTTGGAGAAAATTTTTAAGGACGAGTTGGTGTTTGATGTATTCTCTGTAGATGCCGGCTTGTAATTCTCTAAATCCGTCCGTATCTCTTACTTTCGGACTTTGAATTCTTTCCAAAGAATTCATAGAAGAAACCAAAAGATGTATGGAATCCGATCTCGCTTTGTTCAGATCTCTTGATACGGCTCTTTCAAAGTTTTCCTTTCGATTCTTCTTTTGCCATTCGTATCGATCCGCCTCGAATGTAAGCTGTTCGAAGTCCTTTCGTTTGTTTTCCGCAAGTTCGTTCGCTTTTCGAAAACGATCGAGCGCGCTTCGAAAATCGTCTTTGGATTTTTCAAAATGATTTTTGGAATTCTCCTCGCTTGCATCTCCTAAAATATCGATGTCTTCGAAAGGAAGAAGATCCTTTCCCCAAGTAGAATCCGGATTACTTCCATCCGGAATCAGAATTTCAATTTTTTTTTCTGACGGGCTTTTGTCCGAAAAGACCGAAGAGGAAAGGAACAAAAAAGTCCAAACAAAACAGATAAGAATGGAAGAGGATGAAGTTGGTTTCATAGAAGTCGTTGTCTTTTGAAGATCGTGAACAAGGTTTCAAAATGGAATGTGAATGGAAAAAAAATATCTCAGGTCAATTTAGGATTGGTCGCAAACGGGCGTCATCAAAAAATTAGATTGAAAACAAACATTAAAAGAGTAACGAAGAATGAAAGAAGTTCAGGTTCCGGCCACAAAAAGGATCGCTTTAGTAGCACACGATAATAGGAAGAATGATTTGGTAGAATGGGCTAAAACCCATAGGGAGATATTGTCCAGGCACCATCTCTTCGGAACCGGGACGACCGGAAAGTTGATAAACGAAGAAGCGGAACTTCCCGTTTATAGATTCTTATCCGGACCACTGGGAGGGGATCAACAGATCGGCGCAAAAATTGCGGAAGGAGATCTGGACATCGTGATTTTTTTCTGGGATCCGTTGACCGCGCAACCCCATGATCCGGACGTAAAGGCGTTACTTCGAATTGCAGTACTTTATAATATACCGATGGCTTGCAATCGTTCGACCGCAGATTATATGATCAGTTCTCCTCAATTTATCAACTCGTATAAGAAAGTTCTGATCGACTATGACACGAGAATCAAAAAGAATCCTTAGGACCGCAGGTTACATTCTTCCAAGAAACCGAAAGTTGTTTCGCAGTGATCTCATGTCGTTTTAGAAATTGTTTCTTCAACATAGAAAGAACAACAGTAGAGGACAAAAAATGAATCGGGGCTTCGAAAAAAATTCTATCTTCCAGTTGAGATCGGTTCCCTTCGGCGGAGCTAAATAGGTGTTCGTGAAGGAAGAATGGGAACGGGCCTTTTTTTTGAATGTCGACAAATCGCTCGTTTTTCGAATATTCCAAGTGTTCCGCGATCCAAGTCCAAGAGAAGAACGGAAACGGCCTGACTTTCAGAATCGCGATGGCGCCCGGACGAATGTTCTCCGGTTTTTGAATCACTTCCACGTTTGAGTCGGCGCCGACTAAACTTTCAAAACCGTTCGGAGATTCGTGAAATGCAAAGAGCTTTTCCACGTCGCAATCAAAAATGGATTTGCAAATAAATTCTGATTCCACAAAGACTTTGACCTAGGCGATGATAGAATTTCGACGGATTCAAAGTAAAATTCCATGATTCTAAAATTTTTTAAGAATTTATCCTCTACTTCGGAGATGATTCTATCTCCGCTTCAATTTTCGAACACGGCGATCGCAGTGATTCAAAAGCATTTGGAAACTAGATTGGATTCCGCGTTTCAGATTCGAATCGAAAGAAAAAAACATCGAGTCGATGTTCAAGTCGGTTACGATCAAAAGAAGAATCAAAAGACGCTCCATTCTTACCCGATTCGTTTGGAAATATCCAGAGAAGACGAAATTTGTCTGGAAGGTTCTCGTTTGGATTGGGACGAGGAAAATCGAGATTTTCGAATCTATCCGGACGTCGATTTGGAAATCGAATACGGGCTGTTTAAAAATCGTTTTCGGATCGAGACCAATCGTTATGTATTTGAGGACGAAACAAAAAAGGAAGTTTTTAGATCGGAAAAATTTCCGGAATGGGTGCCGGAAGAATGGAGTATATTCGAAATTTCTAAAATAGAAATCCAAGGAAGAATTTGGAACTTATTTTTAGAAACGAGGCCGAATTCGGAAAAGATTCTCGAGATCGAAAAAAAGATCGCTGATTGGATCTTGGACTATTTCAGCGAGTTTCCGAAAAGAAGAATTTAACGTTTCCAGAGAATCCGATCCCCTTCGGAAATCGTTTTCAATCCGTTGATACCGTTATCCGGAACCGCTCTCGAAAGGAAATAATCCGTTTCCTCCACCGTTGCTTCTCCCGATTTTCCGGAAGTGTTGTAGATTTGAACTTTGGAGCCTTTCTTTAAACCGTCCAGCGTTCCGGCATTGATGATGATATCTTCATCCTTTACTTTGACAATCGATGCGGAGGGCGGAATCGAAGCGAGAATTTTAGAAGCGGATCTGGTAGCGACCTCCGGAAGAAAATCCCGCCCCTTCGCGAAGACCCGAAAGGTAGTAAGAATCTTCTCGTGTTTCGTGTCTTTTATCGTCCAATCGACGTTCAGAGAATGATTTTCGTATTTTAGAGATCCATAAACTACGAATCTCGGCTTCGGCCCGTTCTTAACCGATTCTTTGACTTTAAAAAATAAGGACTCGGAGTAGGGTAGAATTCCCGTATAGTTATCCGAGGTTAGATTGAGAGAAGAAGGATTACTTCTCGCAGATTCCAATGATCCGGAAAGAGAGATCGTAGGGTTTAGAGAAAGAATTTTGCGAACCGAAGAGGAGACCAGGAGAGATAGATCGGGATAGTCGCCTAAGAAGGATTTGTCGACAAGATCGAAAACGAGAAGAACGGGCGGAGTTCTTCCGTAATTTTCGAGGAGATTGTCCCCTGTGATTTCGATCATTCCTTCCTTATAGCCGATCGATTGTTTCATAGAGTTCAGGAGATTTTCTATCTCATACTGATACTTTTCGTTTTCCGGATATTTCTTTCTTAAGAATAAAAGAAGATTCAAATAACGCGGGAAAAATCCGGTTCTCTTGTATTCGGAAAGAGTTTGGAACTGGACCTCTGGTTGACCGGGAATCAATTCTCTTGCGGATGCGAGATGGTGAGAAGACATCTCGTAGAGGAGGGAATTTTTGGAAGAACGAAAACGTTGCATTCTATATTCACCCAATTTTCTTCGGAAGGAATGGTTCTCAGGGAAATGAACGAGTGCTACCGATTCCGCTTTTTGTCTCGCGATGGAATCCAAATCATCCAATCGTACTATTTCTGTTAAATCGTTTTTGAGGGATTCCTTACTCGCGGAAGAAGAATCCTTATTCGCCTCTTTTTCCACAGCAAACGTCTTAAGATAAAGAAAGGACGAATTTTGCGGATAGAGCGAAACCAGTTTTCGAGAAAGAGCGACGGCAGAGGCAAAGTCGTTTTGCCAGATGCGTATTCTTGTAAGCGCGTCAATTGCCTCTTCAAAATCCGGATAAAGAGAAATCGCACGTTCTAATTTTTCCGAAGCGGCTTCGAGCTTTTGTTTTCTTTCCGAGACCGGACTCTTTTCCGCCCAATCGATTAAGAGTTGCGCGAGATGAAAAAAGAGATCTGGATCATCGGAAGAATTCGAAAGGACTCCGTTCCAGAGGTGATAAGCTTTGGAGAAGTTTCCAGTCTTTCCGTTTACTTTCGCTTCTAAAATTTGAACTTCTTTAGAATTTTGTAATTTAGATCGGGAAGCTTCCAGTCGTTTTAGGGCAGATTCGAAACTTCCCATTTCTAAAAGGATTTGAATTTGTACCGGTGCAAGGATCGGGTCGAACGGATCCGTATCCAATGAGGTCCGTAAGAGATTGAGAGCGTTCTGATAATCTTTTTTTCTCGCGAATGCCAACGCCCCACCCTTCAACGCATTTTTGTTTTCGGGCTCTAAGGCTAACGCCTTGTTGAAGGCTTCAAAGGACTCGTTGTATTTATGAAGATGTTTTGCCGATTCAGCCAAACCTAAAAGAGAACGGATCGACATCGGATTTGCTTTGACTGCATCGGTGAAAGACTGATAAGCTCCGGTATAATTTCTTTCCTTGAGAAGGAGTTCCCCTTCTTGTATTTTACGAACGGTTTCCTGAGAGCTTGCAGATGATCCAAAAAGAAGGACCAAAGAAAAAATCAGAAAACGTTTTTGTAGAAGAAGACGGAGGATCATTTTGTAAAAAATCCTGCTTCGGCTTTACCGGAGGCGTTTCGAAAATTCGCTTCTAAGACGAGAGGTATGTAGAAGTCCTTTTTATCGGCGTCCACTCTACTCTTGAATGAAACGATATAACGTCTGTCTTTATGAGAAACAATGGATTCGTAGAGAGTTTTTT containing:
- a CDS encoding FcpA-related putative periplasmic flagellar protein yields the protein MKPTSSSSILICFVWTFLFLSSSVFSDKSPSEKKIEILIPDGSNPDSTWGKDLLPFEDIDILGDASEENSKNHFEKSKDDFRSALDRFRKANELAENKRKDFEQLTFEADRYEWQKKNRKENFERAVSRDLNKARSDSIHLLVSSMNSLERIQSPKVRDTDGFRELQAGIYREYIKHQLVLKNFLQAMDLLERYIGIGAKYYEDSEAQGFLANCYERAYRVAKKNRDDSAREKYDILRKKHGLLYAEYKFGKDSPDFKEFSRELFRD
- a CDS encoding methylglyoxal synthase yields the protein MKEVQVPATKRIALVAHDNRKNDLVEWAKTHREILSRHHLFGTGTTGKLINEEAELPVYRFLSGPLGGDQQIGAKIAEGDLDIVIFFWDPLTAQPHDPDVKALLRIAVLYNIPMACNRSTADYMISSPQFINSYKKVLIDYDTRIKKNP
- a CDS encoding SRPBCC family protein, with protein sequence MESEFICKSIFDCDVEKLFAFHESPNGFESLVGADSNVEVIQKPENIRPGAIAILKVRPFPFFSWTWIAEHLEYSKNERFVDIQKKGPFPFFLHEHLFSSAEGNRSQLEDRIFFEAPIHFLSSTVVLSMLKKQFLKRHEITAKQLSVSWKNVTCGPKDSF
- a CDS encoding tetratricopeptide repeat protein; the encoded protein is MILRLLLQKRFLIFSLVLLFGSSASSQETVRKIQEGELLLKERNYTGAYQSFTDAVKANPMSIRSLLGLAESAKHLHKYNESFEAFNKALALEPENKNALKGGALAFARKKDYQNALNLLRTSLDTDPFDPILAPVQIQILLEMGSFESALKRLEASRSKLQNSKEVQILEAKVNGKTGNFSKAYHLWNGVLSNSSDDPDLFFHLAQLLIDWAEKSPVSERKQKLEAASEKLERAISLYPDFEEAIDALTRIRIWQNDFASAVALSRKLVSLYPQNSSFLYLKTFAVEKEANKDSSSASKESLKNDLTEIVRLDDLDSIARQKAESVALVHFPENHSFRRKLGEYRMQRFRSSKNSLLYEMSSHHLASARELIPGQPEVQFQTLSEYKRTGFFPRYLNLLLFLRKKYPENEKYQYEIENLLNSMKQSIGYKEGMIEITGDNLLENYGRTPPVLLVFDLVDKSFLGDYPDLSLLVSSSVRKILSLNPTISLSGSLESARSNPSSLNLTSDNYTGILPYSESLFFKVKESVKNGPKPRFVVYGSLKYENHSLNVDWTIKDTKHEKILTTFRVFAKGRDFLPEVATRSASKILASIPPSASIVKVKDEDIIINAGTLDGLKKGSKVQIYNTSGKSGEATVEETDYFLSRAVPDNGINGLKTISEGDRILWKR